Proteins encoded in a region of the Burkholderia ubonensis subsp. mesacidophila genome:
- a CDS encoding glycosyl hydrolase family 18 protein → MQRSIHRLCLPLIGASSLIVASSAAYALPSCSAWQSSQTYNAGDYALYNGQTWQAQWWTRGETPTASQQGVWQQRAANSCAPISGGGSGSGVPPEPTPTVGYNVGSYFTQWGIYQRQYFVKNLAASGGDKKLTVLNYAFGNVYANGQCGMVTVAESGNGDGGDAWADYQRAVSAAESVDGQADSWDTPLRGNFNQLRKLKLTNPQLKVLISLGGWTWSKNFSTVAASDASRQALVSSCINLYIKGNLPQQENAGGQGVALGVFDGFDIDWEYPVAGGLPTNHYSAADKQNFTLLLAEFRRQLDALGQQNKRRYYLSAALGAGVDKIRNTEPSNYGAYLDWANVMSYDFHGGWEAQGPTNFQSNLYPDPANPAQNDAKFYDIDDAVNALVSAGLARNRINVGIPFYGRGWTGVAAGPNGNGLYQSATGPAPGTYEAGYEDYRVLGGRAGARYVHPVTKQLWSYDGTQFWSYDTPDVIRTKLGYVKAQQLGGVFSWSLDGDDMQGSLLSTMGELRSATAATKPTGVTPNR, encoded by the coding sequence ATGCAACGTTCGATTCACCGCCTGTGCCTGCCCCTGATCGGCGCGAGCAGCCTCATCGTGGCCAGCTCTGCGGCCTATGCCCTGCCCAGCTGCAGCGCCTGGCAATCCAGCCAGACCTATAACGCGGGCGATTACGCCTTGTACAATGGCCAAACCTGGCAAGCGCAATGGTGGACGCGCGGGGAAACGCCTACAGCCAGCCAACAGGGCGTTTGGCAGCAGCGCGCCGCCAACTCATGCGCGCCTATCAGCGGCGGCGGCTCAGGCAGCGGCGTGCCGCCGGAACCCACGCCCACCGTGGGCTACAACGTGGGCTCTTATTTCACCCAATGGGGCATTTATCAGCGCCAGTACTTTGTGAAAAACCTGGCGGCCAGCGGCGGCGATAAAAAACTCACCGTGCTCAACTACGCTTTTGGCAATGTCTACGCCAACGGCCAGTGCGGCATGGTCACGGTGGCGGAAAGCGGCAATGGCGATGGCGGCGACGCCTGGGCGGATTACCAGCGCGCCGTCTCCGCGGCGGAGTCCGTGGACGGCCAGGCAGACAGCTGGGATACCCCACTACGCGGCAACTTCAACCAACTGCGTAAGCTGAAACTGACAAATCCGCAGCTCAAGGTGCTGATCTCCCTGGGCGGCTGGACCTGGTCCAAGAACTTCTCCACCGTAGCCGCCAGCGACGCCAGCCGCCAGGCGCTGGTTTCCTCCTGCATCAACCTCTACATCAAGGGCAACCTGCCGCAACAAGAAAACGCTGGGGGACAGGGTGTGGCGCTGGGCGTGTTTGACGGCTTTGACATCGACTGGGAATACCCGGTGGCCGGTGGCCTGCCCACCAATCATTACAGCGCGGCGGACAAGCAAAACTTCACCCTGCTGCTGGCGGAGTTCCGCCGTCAGCTGGATGCGCTGGGCCAGCAGAACAAGCGTCGCTATTACCTTTCCGCCGCGCTGGGCGCCGGAGTGGACAAAATCCGCAATACCGAACCGAGCAACTACGGCGCTTACCTGGACTGGGCCAATGTGATGTCTTATGACTTCCATGGCGGCTGGGAAGCGCAAGGCCCCACCAACTTCCAGTCCAACCTCTACCCGGATCCGGCTAATCCGGCCCAGAACGACGCCAAGTTCTATGATATCGACGACGCGGTGAATGCCCTGGTCAGCGCTGGCCTGGCCCGCAACCGCATCAATGTGGGCATCCCCTTCTATGGCCGCGGCTGGACCGGCGTGGCCGCCGGCCCTAATGGCAATGGCCTGTATCAAAGCGCCACCGGCCCCGCGCCCGGCACTTACGAGGCGGGTTACGAGGACTATCGTGTGCTGGGGGGCCGCGCAGGCGCGCGTTATGTGCATCCCGTCACCAAGCAGCTGTGGAGCTATGACGGCACGCAGTTCTGGAGTTATGACACACCGGATGTGATCCGCACCAAGCTGGGCTATGTCAAAGCCCAGCAGCTGGGCGGCGTGTTCAGTTGGTCATTGGATGGCGACGATATGCAAGGCTCACTGCTGTCCACCATGGGCGAGTTGCGCAGCGCCACCGCCGCCACCAAGCCCACCGGGGTGACGCCGAACCGTTAA
- a CDS encoding antitoxin Xre/MbcA/ParS toxin-binding domain-containing protein, whose amino-acid sequence MLLVTPEAVADVMELRPVPHTLAELEARVRDGLPKAALKAGVEHATDGADARRALLARIIPEATYKRRRDRLTQDESEKTERLARIVATAAYVWDDADAARQFLAAPHPELEGRAPLDVALTELGARRVEEVLWKLFYGLPA is encoded by the coding sequence ATGTTGCTTGTGACCCCTGAAGCGGTGGCCGACGTGATGGAGCTTCGGCCGGTACCGCATACGCTGGCGGAGCTCGAGGCCCGTGTGCGCGACGGCCTGCCGAAGGCCGCGCTGAAGGCCGGCGTTGAGCACGCGACCGACGGCGCCGATGCGCGCCGCGCGCTGCTGGCGCGCATCATCCCCGAGGCAACCTACAAGCGTCGGCGCGACCGACTCACGCAGGACGAATCCGAGAAGACCGAACGGCTAGCGCGAATCGTCGCGACCGCGGCGTACGTGTGGGATGACGCAGACGCGGCCCGCCAGTTCCTGGCTGCACCGCACCCGGAGCTCGAGGGGCGTGCGCCGCTGGACGTCGCGCTCACCGAGCTCGGCGCGCGTCGCGTCGAGGAAGTGCTGTGGAAGCTCTTCTACGGGCTTCCGGCATGA
- a CDS encoding ribbon-helix-helix domain-containing protein — protein sequence MSISLPSEMADGVRQRVASGTYATSEVMNPQRAALRGLAGHKPK from the coding sequence ATGAGTATCAGCCTCCCGAGCGAGATGGCCGACGGCGTGCGGCAGCGGGTCGCCAGCGGCACCTATGCCACGTCAGAAGTAATGAATCCGCAACGCGCTGCGCTGCGCGGTCTCGCCGGCCACAAGCCGAAGTGA
- a CDS encoding ISNCY family transposase has product MNGRELITASMRELERVKVIEAVVEGRLRCFQAAERLELSERQISRLCRRYEAAGPAGLVSAKRGRPSNRELSVDLRARAIALIRERYADFGPTLACEKLWECHGIRLGKETVRRWMYDAGLWIPRRQRPPKVYQPRARRACLGELIQIDGSEHRWFEERAPQCTLLVYVDDATSRLMMLHFTATESTFSYFEFAKPPRSDFDAHRPLRDDEDLDQLLTWRETRRVSKSLTVLYDRVLYLLDDTPANRTLIHRYIDVWEYPDGRIEIRADGAVLSCRQYDKLAEVDQGAVVEHKRLSHALQVAEAIQAQRDNRRASGSPSRANQGIAVRKPERRAGTKKPREFTQADLDGVIVELAQHRQTTKPPRKPGRRSAKDRGSDVSALPVQTPSFDTA; this is encoded by the coding sequence ATGAACGGACGTGAGTTGATCACGGCAAGCATGCGCGAACTCGAGCGGGTCAAGGTCATCGAGGCGGTTGTTGAAGGCCGCCTGCGGTGTTTTCAGGCGGCTGAGCGACTGGAGCTCAGTGAACGGCAGATCAGCCGGTTGTGCCGGCGCTATGAGGCCGCGGGTCCAGCCGGACTGGTTTCAGCCAAGCGCGGGCGGCCGAGCAATCGGGAACTGTCCGTCGATCTGCGCGCGCGTGCGATTGCGCTGATTCGGGAGCGCTACGCTGATTTCGGGCCGACGCTAGCCTGCGAGAAGCTCTGGGAATGTCACGGCATCCGACTTGGCAAGGAAACGGTCCGACGCTGGATGTATGACGCGGGCTTGTGGATTCCGCGTCGGCAGCGGCCGCCGAAGGTCTACCAGCCGCGGGCGCGGCGTGCGTGCCTGGGCGAGCTGATCCAGATCGACGGCAGCGAGCATCGGTGGTTCGAGGAGCGGGCGCCGCAATGCACGCTGCTGGTGTACGTCGACGACGCCACGAGCCGGTTGATGATGCTGCACTTTACGGCGACGGAATCGACGTTCAGCTATTTCGAGTTCGCGAAGCCGCCGCGTAGCGACTTCGACGCACACCGGCCACTGCGGGACGACGAGGACCTGGATCAGTTGCTGACCTGGCGCGAGACGCGTCGCGTCTCGAAGTCGCTGACGGTGCTGTACGACCGGGTGCTCTATCTGCTGGACGACACGCCGGCCAACCGCACGCTGATTCACCGGTATATCGACGTGTGGGAGTATCCGGACGGGCGCATCGAGATCCGGGCCGACGGTGCAGTGCTGTCCTGTCGGCAGTACGACAAGCTGGCGGAGGTCGATCAAGGTGCGGTCGTCGAGCACAAGCGTCTGAGTCACGCGCTGCAAGTGGCTGAAGCGATCCAGGCGCAGCGCGACAACCGACGTGCTTCCGGATCGCCGTCACGCGCGAATCAAGGCATCGCGGTGCGCAAGCCTGAACGTCGGGCGGGTACGAAGAAACCACGCGAGTTCACGCAGGCCGATCTGGATGGCGTGATCGTGGAATTGGCTCAACACCGGCAAACCACAAAGCCACCCCGCAAACCTGGCCGTCGGTCTGCGAAGGACCGTGGCTCAGACGTCAGCGCCCTGCCCGTTCAGACGCCTTCCTTCGACACCGCGTGA
- a CDS encoding RES family NAD+ phosphorylase, whose translation MKLYRIADTRHTIWSGTGAMLIGGRFNSPGRPVIYAALTFAGAMLEVLVHARIGRVPKTHACVESTVSDDVSIERHTAESLPEGWDAPAQQIARRFGDAWLTEARSAILVVPSVVARAEYNALVNPAHPDAVRIVVAEPRPVVWDERLFVMPAGGAS comes from the coding sequence ATGAAGTTGTACCGCATCGCCGACACGCGGCACACGATCTGGAGCGGCACCGGCGCGATGCTGATCGGCGGACGCTTCAACAGCCCGGGCCGTCCGGTCATTTACGCGGCGCTGACGTTCGCGGGCGCCATGCTCGAGGTGCTCGTCCACGCGCGTATCGGCAGGGTGCCAAAGACGCACGCATGCGTCGAGTCGACCGTGTCCGATGACGTGAGCATCGAACGACACACCGCCGAATCGTTGCCCGAAGGGTGGGACGCCCCGGCGCAGCAGATCGCCCGTCGATTCGGCGACGCATGGCTGACGGAAGCGCGCAGCGCGATCCTGGTAGTGCCGTCGGTCGTCGCGCGCGCGGAATACAACGCGCTGGTGAATCCCGCACACCCGGACGCCGTACGGATTGTAGTTGCGGAACCGCGGCCGGTCGTATGGGATGAACGACTGTTTGTCATGCCGGCGGGCGGCGCATCGTAA